The following proteins are encoded in a genomic region of Neisseria perflava:
- a CDS encoding ParB/RepB/Spo0J family partition protein, whose product MAKAKGLGRGLDSLISNAVDSSSSDRLTTVAIADIQPGRYQARVQMDDEALQELADSIKAQGIIQPVIVRERGLSQYELIAGERRWRASQLAGLTEIPVVIKTISDETALAMGLIENLQRENLNPIEEAQGLKRLADEFGLTHETIAKAVGKSRSAISNSLRLLGLPEPVQEMLYQRRLEMGHARALLTLHVVDQLELAQKAVKNGWSVREVERRSQLAHQKAKPEAAKTISPDIRRINDALTEHLGVNAEVKTSNQKKGKIVLHFDTPETFEYLLKQLGINQAF is encoded by the coding sequence ATGGCAAAAGCAAAAGGATTGGGACGCGGTTTGGATTCGCTAATATCCAATGCGGTGGACAGCAGCAGTAGCGACCGCCTGACAACGGTTGCCATCGCCGATATTCAGCCCGGCCGCTATCAGGCGCGTGTGCAAATGGATGACGAAGCCTTGCAGGAATTGGCCGACTCCATTAAAGCGCAAGGCATTATCCAGCCGGTTATCGTACGCGAACGTGGTCTGTCTCAATATGAATTGATTGCCGGCGAACGCCGTTGGCGCGCTTCCCAGTTAGCCGGTTTGACCGAAATTCCCGTCGTCATCAAAACCATCAGTGACGAAACCGCGTTGGCCATGGGTTTGATTGAAAACCTGCAACGTGAAAACCTCAATCCGATTGAAGAGGCGCAAGGTTTGAAACGCCTCGCCGACGAATTCGGCCTGACCCACGAAACCATCGCAAAAGCCGTCGGTAAAAGCCGCAGCGCCATCTCCAACAGCCTGCGCCTGCTGGGCCTGCCTGAGCCGGTTCAGGAAATGCTTTACCAACGCCGTCTGGAAATGGGTCATGCCCGTGCGTTGCTGACCTTGCATGTGGTCGATCAATTGGAGTTGGCGCAAAAAGCCGTCAAAAACGGCTGGTCGGTGCGCGAAGTAGAACGCCGCAGCCAATTGGCGCATCAAAAAGCCAAGCCCGAAGCAGCCAAAACCATCAGCCCGGATATCCGCCGCATCAATGATGCATTGACCGAGCATTTGGGCGTTAATGCCGAAGTCAAAACCAGCAATCAGAAAAAAGGCAAAATCGTGCTGCATTTTGATACGCCGGAAACATTCGAATATTTGCTGAAGCAGTTGGGCATCAATCAAGCGTTCTAA
- a CDS encoding F0F1 ATP synthase subunit delta, with protein sequence MAEFATIARPYAKALFSLAQEKNQIESWLGELKELAAVVQDEKVIAFIEQPETGASEKAETLKGLVGIKNVELANFITVLAEQKRLLVLPEIYAQYQDLTLIHNNTKSAVIYSAYELSSQQLADVTDILTKRFNSKLDVVTKVAPELIGGIKVEVGDQVLDLSVQGKLNALYATMTN encoded by the coding sequence ATGGCAGAGTTCGCAACGATTGCCAGACCTTATGCGAAAGCATTATTTAGTCTGGCTCAGGAAAAAAACCAAATCGAGTCTTGGTTGGGCGAACTGAAAGAACTCGCAGCGGTTGTTCAAGATGAGAAAGTCATTGCTTTCATCGAGCAGCCGGAAACGGGAGCTTCCGAAAAAGCAGAAACGCTCAAAGGTCTTGTCGGTATCAAAAATGTCGAATTGGCAAATTTTATTACCGTTTTGGCCGAGCAAAAGCGTTTGCTGGTATTGCCGGAAATTTATGCCCAATATCAAGATTTGACCTTGATACACAACAATACGAAATCGGCAGTAATTTACAGCGCGTATGAGCTCAGTTCTCAGCAGCTGGCCGATGTTACCGATATCCTGACAAAACGCTTCAACAGCAAATTGGATGTGGTAACTAAAGTCGCCCCTGAATTAATCGGCGGCATCAAAGTAGAAGTGGGTGATCAGGTCTTGGATTTGTCCGTACAAGGCAAACTGAATGCTTTGTATGCGACTATGACAAATTAG
- a CDS encoding ATP synthase subunit I — MNQIVPLQVIVLLIISVVCALFSGLPGFLSALAGGFSYILPTLVAVLLLKFSRRNPDLQSSMFIGGEVLKVVLSLVSMLVVFAIWHRSLVFYPFLLAFLGVSHLVFLVLLRVKHYGR; from the coding sequence ATGAATCAGATAGTCCCATTGCAAGTGATTGTATTGTTAATAATTTCAGTTGTTTGTGCATTATTTTCCGGATTGCCCGGCTTCCTCTCTGCTTTGGCGGGAGGATTTTCGTACATTTTGCCTACCCTAGTTGCAGTTTTACTTTTAAAGTTTTCCCGACGAAATCCCGATCTGCAAAGTTCGATGTTTATCGGCGGAGAGGTTTTAAAAGTAGTGCTGTCGCTGGTATCTATGTTGGTCGTTTTTGCGATATGGCATCGATCACTGGTATTTTACCCATTTTTATTGGCGTTTCTTGGCGTCAGTCATTTGGTTTTTTTAGTATTGTTGAGAGTGAAACACTATGGCAGGTGA
- a CDS encoding F0F1 ATP synthase subunit B → MNINATLFAQILVFFGLVWFTMKFVWPPIAKALDERAAKIAEGLAAAERGKSDFEQAEKKVAELMAEGRNQVTEMVANAEKRAAKIVEEAKEQASHEAARIAAQAKADVEQEVNRAREVLREQVASLAVKGAESILRKEVDASKHADLLSALKQEL, encoded by the coding sequence GTGAATATTAATGCAACCTTATTTGCGCAAATCCTAGTTTTCTTTGGCTTGGTTTGGTTTACGATGAAATTCGTATGGCCTCCGATTGCCAAAGCATTGGATGAGCGTGCCGCAAAAATCGCCGAGGGCTTGGCTGCCGCCGAGCGCGGTAAGAGCGATTTTGAGCAGGCAGAGAAAAAAGTTGCAGAACTTATGGCCGAAGGGCGTAATCAGGTAACCGAAATGGTTGCCAACGCCGAAAAACGTGCTGCAAAAATTGTAGAAGAAGCCAAAGAGCAAGCTTCTCATGAAGCAGCACGCATTGCAGCCCAAGCAAAAGCTGATGTAGAGCAAGAAGTTAACCGTGCACGCGAAGTGTTGCGCGAACAGGTCGCTTCATTGGCTGTTAAAGGTGCGGAATCTATCCTGCGTAAAGAAGTCGATGCTTCCAAACATGCAGATCTGCTCAGTGCCTTAAAACAGGAGCTGTAA
- the atpB gene encoding F0F1 ATP synthase subunit A translates to MAGETMTAADYIKHHLQSLTSMSDVTQGQGLKNIADFSFINLDAIFFAVLLGVIGSFLLWRGAKKATAGVPGRFQAAVEILFEFVDNMCKSIIHNEQSRKAVAPLGLTLFVWILLMNAMDMLPVDLLPMAWQGITGNHHALLRVVPTADLNTTLALAIGVLLICIYYNVKIKGLGGWIHELFCAPFGPWLAPANFLLNLVEFLSKTVSHGMRLFGNMYAGELVFLLIALLGGAWASTGSVETLDPILFVFHLIAGLAWAIFHILVITLQAFIFMALAFVYIGQAHDAH, encoded by the coding sequence ATGGCAGGTGAAACTATGACCGCTGCCGACTACATCAAGCACCACTTGCAAAGCTTGACCAGTATGTCGGATGTTACTCAGGGTCAAGGACTGAAAAACATTGCTGATTTTTCGTTCATTAACCTTGATGCAATCTTTTTTGCCGTTCTATTGGGCGTAATCGGCAGCTTTCTTTTGTGGCGCGGTGCCAAAAAAGCGACGGCCGGTGTTCCCGGTCGTTTCCAAGCGGCTGTTGAAATTCTGTTCGAATTCGTGGATAACATGTGTAAGAGCATTATCCATAACGAACAATCGCGTAAAGCCGTTGCCCCATTGGGTCTGACCTTGTTTGTCTGGATTCTCTTGATGAACGCCATGGATATGCTGCCAGTTGATTTGCTGCCGATGGCATGGCAAGGCATTACCGGTAATCATCATGCTCTGTTGCGCGTCGTGCCGACAGCTGACTTGAATACGACTTTGGCTCTGGCGATTGGCGTATTGCTGATCTGTATTTACTACAATGTCAAAATCAAAGGCCTTGGCGGTTGGATTCACGAGTTGTTCTGCGCACCTTTCGGTCCGTGGCTTGCTCCGGCCAACTTCCTGCTGAACTTGGTAGAGTTTTTGTCCAAAACCGTATCTCACGGTATGCGGTTGTTTGGTAATATGTATGCCGGCGAGCTGGTGTTCCTGTTGATCGCTCTGTTGGGCGGTGCATGGGCGTCAACCGGCAGTGTCGAAACTTTGGATCCGATTTTATTTGTGTTCCACCTGATTGCCGGTTTGGCTTGGGCGATTTTCCACATTTTGGTCATCACCTTGCAGGCATTTATTTTCATGGCGTTGGCGTTCGTATATATCGGACAGGCGCATGATGCACACTAA
- the atpE gene encoding F0F1 ATP synthase subunit C: MGLIAIACGLIVALGALGASIGIAMVGSKYLESSARQPELIGPLQTKLFLIAGLIDAAFLIGVAIALLFAFVNPFSGA; the protein is encoded by the coding sequence ATGGGTTTGATTGCTATCGCATGTGGTTTGATCGTTGCCTTGGGCGCATTGGGTGCCTCTATCGGTATCGCAATGGTTGGTTCTAAATACTTGGAATCTTCTGCTCGCCAACCTGAGCTGATCGGTCCTCTGCAAACCAAACTGTTCTTGATCGCTGGTCTGATCGACGCGGCTTTCTTGATCGGTGTGGCTATTGCCCTGTTGTTCGCCTTCGTTAACCCGTTTAGTGGTGCGTAA